The genomic interval TCGTTGAAGGAGCGCGCGAGCCGGCGCAGCTCGGGAGGTCCGCCGGCCACCGCGACGCGGGACTTCAGGCGGCCGGTGGCGATGTCGTGGGTGGTGGCGTCGAGGACGCGCACCGGCCGCAGCACCCAGCCGGTGAGCCGGAGCGCCGCGCCGACGGCCAGCAGCATCGCGGCCGCCTCCCCCGCGGCGATGACCAGCCAGCCCTGGAGGATGCGGGACCGCATCTGCCCGGTGGGCGAGTCGGTGACCACGACCGCGACGACGTCGCCGTCCCGGATGACCGGCGAGGCGACCACGAGGCTGCGCCGCTGCCAGGGCCACACCTGCTCGGGGTCGTGGCTGCGGCGGCTGAGCAGCGCCTCCTTGAAGGCGTCCCGGACCTCGCCGGTGCGGGGCAGGAAGAAGTCCTCCGGGGCGTGCGCCATGGGGGCGTCGTTGCGGTAGAAGACGCCGGCGCGGATGCCGTAGACCTTGTGGTAGCTGCGCAGTTCGCTGCTGAGGGTCTCGCGGCGCTCGTTGACGTCGCCGCCGGAGGTGTCGGCGGGCTCGGTGACGAACTGGGCGAGGGCCGCGAAGCGGGCGGTGTCGTCGATCCGGTCGACGACGACCTTCTGCTGCTGGGCGCCGGCGAGGCTCACCGCGAGCGGCACGCCGAGGGCGAGCAGGACGGCCGCCATCAGGACGATGAGCAGCGGCAGCAGACGTGTGCGCACCCGGCCCCGCTACGCCGTGGGCGCGACGAGCCGGTAGCCGACGCCGCGCACGGTCTCGATCAGGGCGGGCATGCGGAGCTTGGAGCGCAGGGAGGCCACGTGCACCTCCAGGGTGCGGCCGGTCCCCTCCCAGCTGGTGCGCCACACCTCGCTGATGATCTGCTCCCGGCGGAAGACCACCCCCGGACGCTGGGCCAGCAGCGCGAGCAGATCGAACTCCTTCCGGGTGAGCTGGACGGGCGTGCCGTTGACGCTGACCTGCCGGGTGGGCAGCTCGATGCGCACCGGGCCGAGGAGCAGCTCGGTCTCGGTCGAGCCGGTGGGCTCCTCGTGGACGGTGCGGCGGCTGACGGCGTGGATCCGGGCGAGCAGCTCCCCGGTGTCGTACGGCTTCACCACGTAGTCGTCGGCGCCGAGGTTGAGGCCGTGGATGCGGGAGCGCACGTCGGAGCGCGCGGTGACCATGATCACGGGGGTGCCGGTGCGCTTGCGTATCTTGCCGCACACCTCGTATCCGTCCTGGTCGGGCAGGCCCAGGTCGAGCAGGACGACGCCGAAGCCGTCGCTCTCGGGTACGAGCGCCTGGAGGGCCTCCTCGCCGCTGCGCGCGTGGGTGACGTCGAAGCCGTGACGGGCCAGGACGGCCGACAGGGCCGCGGCGACGTGGTTGTCGTCCTCGACGAGCAGCAGTCTCACCAGGGCCTCCTTCAATTCATCGGCCGTACGTCCGCGGGTGTTTCCCTGCACGTGCGCACGCGGGGTGCACCTTGCAGTCACGCCGATGAGGGACGACCACGTCAAGAGGGTTCCGGTTGCGCTTCGGTACCGTTGTGCGGCCGGGACGCGCCCCTGCTCACAAGTGCTACGACAGGTGTCCGATTGCTATCGGATCGTGATGCTCAGATTCCCCTCAGATGTAATGACGCAGGTCTGAAGGGTTACTACTGTCCTCCGAAACCCGAGGAGGACGGAGCCCGAAAGCGATGACCGAAGTATCGGTGGCCAAGGAAGATGTGGCCGCGACCGGCGATCTGGTCGTCCTGAAGAGCGTCAACAAGCACTTCGGCGCGTTGCACGTTCTCCAGGACATCGACCTCACGGTCGCCCGTGGCGAAGTCGTCGTGGTCATCGGACCCTCCGGGTCCGGGAAGTCCACCCTGTGCCGCACCATCAACCGTCTGGAGACGATCGACTCCGGCTCGATCACGATCGACGGCAAGCCCCTGCCCGACGAGGGCAAGGCGCTGGCGCGGCTCCGTGCCGACGTGGGGATGGTCTTCCAGTCCTTCAATCTCTTCGCGCACAAGACCGTGCTCGAGAACGTGACGCTCGGCCAGGTCAAGGTCCGGAAGAAGGACAAGAAGGAGGCCGAGGAGCGGGCGCGTACCCTCCTCGACCGGGTCGGCGTGGGCGCGCAGGCCGAGAAGTACCCCGCACAGCTCTCCGGTGGTCAGCAGCAGCGCGTCGCCATCGCGCGGGCCCTGGCGATGGAACCCAAGGTCATGCTCTTCGACGAGCCGACGTCGGCTCTCGACCCCGAGATGATCAACGAGGTTCTCGAGGTCATGCAGCAGCTCGCCCGTGACGGCATGACCATGATCGTCGTCACCCATGAGATGGGCTTCGCGCGTTCGGCCGCGAACCGTGTGGTGTTCATGGCGGACGGCCGCATCGTCGAGCAGGCGACGCCGGACCAGTTCTTCAGCAACCCGCGCAGCGACCGTGCCAAGGACTTCCTGTCGAAGATCCTGCACCACTGAGGCGCACCGCCGCGTCCCTGCCGACCTGCGTCACCGGACATTGACCGGGCCGCATCACTTCACCAGTCAAAGGATGTGCACCATGAAGCTCCGCAAGGTCACCGCCGCCTCGGCCACCGTGTTCGCCCTCGCCCTGACCGCCACCGCGTGCGGCGGCGGCGACGGGGACGGCGGGTCGTCGTCCTCGGACGGCGGCAAGGACAAGATCACGATCGGCATCAAGTTCGACCAGCCGGGCCTCGGCCAGAAGACCCCGCAGGGCTACGAGGGCTTCGACGTGGACGTCGCCACCTACGTCGCCGAGAAGCTCGGTTACGAGGAGGACCAGATCGAGTGGAAGGAGTCGAAGAGCGCCGACCGCGAGACCATGCTGCAGCGCGGCGACGTCGACTTCATCACCGCCACCTACTCGATCACCCCTGAGCGCCAGGAGAAGGTCGACTTCGCCGGCCCGTACCTGCTCGCCCACCAGGACGTGCTGCTCCGCGCCGACGACGACAAGATCAAGTCGCCCGAGGACCTGAACAACGCCAAGCTCTGCTCCGTCACCGGCTCCACCTCGGCGCAGAACATCAAGGAGAAGCTGGCGCCCAAGGCCCAGCTCCAGCCGTACCCGACCTACTCGGCGTGCCTGCCCGGTCTGCAGAACGGCGCCGTGGACGCGCTGACCACGGACGACTCGATCCTCGCCGGCTACGCCGCCCAGGACCAGTTCAAGGGCAAGTTCAAGCTCGGCGGCTTCAAGCTGACGAACGAGAACTACGGCATCGGCGTCAAGAAGGGCAGCGACCTCAAGGAAAAGATCAACAAGGCCCTTGAGGAGATGGTCTCCGACGGTAGCTGGGAGACGGCCGTGAAGGAGAACTTCGGCCCGGCCAACTACAAGTACGAGCCCGCGCCGAAGATCGGCGACATCAAGAGCTGAGGCAGCGCCTGACGGAGTGCGCCGCCCCGATGCGGGGCGGCGCACCGGGGCATGCATCCCTACACGCGGAAGCGCGGGAGATCGTGTTCGACTTTCTTGAAGATTACGACCTGCTGGGGGCCTTCTGGACGACGGTGCAGCTCGCTGTGCTCTCCGCCGTCGGCTCCCTGATCTGGGGCACCCTGCTGGCCGCCATGCGCGTCGGCCCGGTGCCGCTGATGCGCGGCTTCGGGACCGCGTACGTGAACATCGTGCGGAACATCCCGCTGACGGTCATCATCCTGTTCACGTCGCTCGGCCTGAACCAGACCCTGGGCGCCACGCTCGGCGCGGACGACTTCGAAACGATCAACTTCCGGCTCGCGGTCCTCGGTCTGATCCTGTACACCTCGGCCTTCGTGTGCGAGGCGCTGCGCTCCGGCATCAACACCGTGCCGGTCGGCCAGGCCGAGGCCGCCCGCGCGCTCGGCCTCAGCTTCAACCAGGTGCTGGGCCTCGTGGTGCTGCCCCAGGCGTTCCGTTCGTCCGTCGGGCCGCTGGCGAACGTCCTCATCGCGCTCATCAAGAACACCACGGTGGCCGCCGCCATCGGCGTCGCCGAGGCGGCGCTGCTGATGAAGGAGATGATCGAGAACGAGGCGCAGCTGCTGCTGATCTCCGCGGTCATCGCGTTCGGTTTCGTGGTTCTGACGCTGCCGACCGGCCTGTTCCTCGGCTGGGTGGGCAAGAAGGTGGCGGTGAAGCGATGAGCTCCGTTCTCTACGACGCCCAGGGCCCCCGCGCCAAGCGGCGGAACATCATCTTCACGGCGGTGTTCCTGGTCGCTCTCGCCGCCCTCCTCTGGTGGGTGTTCAGCACCCTCAACGACAAGGGCCAGCTCGAGTGGGCCCTGTGGAAGCCGTTCTTCACCGGCACCGAGGCCTGGACCACGTACATCTGGCCGGGTCTGCAGAACACGCTGAAGGCCGCCGTCCTCGCGGTGATCATCGCACTGCCGCTCGGCGCGGTCCTCGGCATCGCCCGCCTGTCCGACCACGCCTGGGTCCGGATCCCCGCCGGTGTCGTGGTGGAGTTCTTCCGCGCCATCCCCGTGCTGGTCCTGATGATCTTCGGCCTGGCGCTGTTCGCCGAGTACACCAACGTCAGTTCCGACGACCGCCCGCTGTACGCGGTCGTCACGGGTCTGGTCCTCTACAACGCCTCCGTCCTCGCGGAGATCGTGCGCGCCGGCATCCTGTCCCTGCCCAAGGGCCAGTCCGAGGCCGCGATGGCGATCGGCCTGCGCAAGAACCAGCTCATGCGGCTGGTCCTGCTGCCGCAGGCGGTCACCGCGATGCTCCCGGCCATCGTCAGCCAGCTCGTCGTCATCGTGAAGGACACCGCCCTGGGTGGCGCCGTCCTCACCTTCCCCGAGCTCCTCGCCTCGGCCAACACGATGAGCGGCTACTACGGCGCCAACGTGATCGCCAGCTTCACCGTGGTCGCCGTGCTCTTCATCGCGCTCAACTTCGCCCTGACCTCCTTCGCCTCCTGGCTCGAGGCACGGCTGCGACGCAGCAAGCGCGGTACGGGTGCGGTGCTCGGCGCCGACGACGTGGACGACATCAACGCGGCCGAGGTCGGCGGTCCGCACAAGACCGACGGCGTCTGACGCGCGTCCGCCCGTGACACGACTGTGGCCCGCCGGGAACGGCGGGCCACAGTCGTGCCGGTGACCGGACGTCATCACCGTGACGGGTGAGCGGTGCGTCCCGGACCCACGTGAGGAACTGTCACGTGCCGGGACCGCTTCCGCAGCGGCTCATGATCGCCACCGCCCTTCGGTCACTTGACGCAAGCACCGGCAATAGGTTGCATACGTTCTGTGATCGTGCACCCTGCTCCATCTTCCTGTTCCCCCACGTCCTCCCCGACGTCACTCCGAGCAGGGGGCGCCGCGCCGTGGACCCGGTGATCGTCGTCGGAGCGGGGCCCGTCGGGCTCACGCTGGCGCTGGCGCTGGCGCGTCAGGACGTGCCGTGCGTGGTCCTCGACGAGGGGCCGGGCAAGGACGAACCCCGTCCCGCCCGCACCGTCGTGCTGCGTGAGGACACCGCCGCGCTGATGGAGCGGCTGACCGGCCTGTCCCTCGGCCACGCGGGCTTCCGTTGGGCCGGATGGCGGTCGATGCGGCGCAAGCAGGTGACGGGCGAGGTCGCCTTCCAGGACGCCGAGGCCGCTCCCCTGCACATCGCCCAGCACGTCCTGACCGGCGCGCTGCGCGCGGTGCTGGGGAACGAACGGCTCGTCGAGATCGTCGCCGACAGCCGGCTGGACACCATAGAGCAGGAACGCTCCGGCGTCACCGCCCGCACCCGGGGCTCCTCCGGCACCTGGTGGCGCGGCAGCTACCTGGTCGGCTGCGACGGCCCGCGCTCCACCGTGCGCAAACTCCAGGACATCCGCTTCCCCGGCCGCACCGCGGTCGAACGTCACGCCGTCGCCGCCCTGCGCACCGAACTCCCCTGGCAGGACGAGGCGCTGCTGCACCGCTCGCCGCCGTGGCGCACGTCCGGCCCCTTCGCCGGCGAGATCACCGCGCGCCCGCTGCCGGACGGGGTGTGGCGGCTGGACTGGCTGCTGCCGCCCGGCAAGGACCTGGTCACCCCCGAGATGCTGCTCACCCGCATCCGGGAGACCCTGGCCGGCTGGAACGGCGGCTCGGTGCCGCCGTACGAACTGCTCGACACCGGGGTGCACACCGTCCACCACCGGCTGGCCCGGCGCTGGCGGGCCGACCGCGTCTTCCTCGCCGGGGACGCGGCGCACCTGCTCGGCGCGCTGGGCACGCACGGGCTGGACGAAGGGCTGCGCGACGCCGACAACCTCGCCTGGAAACTGGCCCTGGCCTGGCACCACGGCCCGCACGACGCGCTGCTCGACAGCTATCAGACCGAGCGTCGCGCCATCGTCTCCTCCCGGCTGCGCGCCGCCGACCAGGCACTGCCGCTGCTGCGCGGCGGCGGAGGGCTGCGCGCCTACGTCCCCGGCTCCTCGCGCGGCCTCGACACGCTCCTGATGGACGGTCACCTCGGGCGGGGCGCACTGGGCGCGCCCGGCACGTACGCCGACTCGCCGCTCGCGCCCGGCCCTCTGGAGGGCGAGGCGCCGGTCGGCACGGCGCCGGGGGCGGCGGTCACGGACGTGGTCGTCACCGCCGAGGACGGCGCCTTCGTCCGGCTACGGGACCGGCTCGGGCGGGGCGCCCTGCTGGTGGTGCTGGTCGCGCCGGGCACCGGGGTGTGGGAACGCCGGCACTGGGTGTCCGCCGGGATCATGCCGCGGCTGGCGGCCGCCGTCTCCGCGCTGCCGCACCGCGCGGAACTGCTGGTCGCCGAGAGCTATCCCGGCGCGGCGGCCCACACGGTACTGCTCGTCCGCCCCGACGGGCACCTCGTCACGGCGCTGAGCGGGGTCCGCCCGGCGGACATGTACGCGGCGGCGGAGGCGGCCCTTGGCGGACCGGCGGTCTCGGCGGAGTCGAGGGATG from Streptomyces sp. DH-12 carries:
- a CDS encoding response regulator transcription factor is translated as MRLLLVEDDNHVAAALSAVLARHGFDVTHARSGEEALQALVPESDGFGVVLLDLGLPDQDGYEVCGKIRKRTGTPVIMVTARSDVRSRIHGLNLGADDYVVKPYDTGELLARIHAVSRRTVHEEPTGSTETELLLGPVRIELPTRQVSVNGTPVQLTRKEFDLLALLAQRPGVVFRREQIISEVWRTSWEGTGRTLEVHVASLRSKLRMPALIETVRGVGYRLVAPTA
- a CDS encoding amino acid ABC transporter ATP-binding protein; amino-acid sequence: MTEVSVAKEDVAATGDLVVLKSVNKHFGALHVLQDIDLTVARGEVVVVIGPSGSGKSTLCRTINRLETIDSGSITIDGKPLPDEGKALARLRADVGMVFQSFNLFAHKTVLENVTLGQVKVRKKDKKEAEERARTLLDRVGVGAQAEKYPAQLSGGQQQRVAIARALAMEPKVMLFDEPTSALDPEMINEVLEVMQQLARDGMTMIVVTHEMGFARSAANRVVFMADGRIVEQATPDQFFSNPRSDRAKDFLSKILHH
- a CDS encoding glutamate ABC transporter substrate-binding protein; amino-acid sequence: MKLRKVTAASATVFALALTATACGGGDGDGGSSSSDGGKDKITIGIKFDQPGLGQKTPQGYEGFDVDVATYVAEKLGYEEDQIEWKESKSADRETMLQRGDVDFITATYSITPERQEKVDFAGPYLLAHQDVLLRADDDKIKSPEDLNNAKLCSVTGSTSAQNIKEKLAPKAQLQPYPTYSACLPGLQNGAVDALTTDDSILAGYAAQDQFKGKFKLGGFKLTNENYGIGVKKGSDLKEKINKALEEMVSDGSWETAVKENFGPANYKYEPAPKIGDIKS
- a CDS encoding amino acid ABC transporter permease; the protein is MFDFLEDYDLLGAFWTTVQLAVLSAVGSLIWGTLLAAMRVGPVPLMRGFGTAYVNIVRNIPLTVIILFTSLGLNQTLGATLGADDFETINFRLAVLGLILYTSAFVCEALRSGINTVPVGQAEAARALGLSFNQVLGLVVLPQAFRSSVGPLANVLIALIKNTTVAAAIGVAEAALLMKEMIENEAQLLLISAVIAFGFVVLTLPTGLFLGWVGKKVAVKR
- a CDS encoding amino acid ABC transporter permease, whose product is MSSVLYDAQGPRAKRRNIIFTAVFLVALAALLWWVFSTLNDKGQLEWALWKPFFTGTEAWTTYIWPGLQNTLKAAVLAVIIALPLGAVLGIARLSDHAWVRIPAGVVVEFFRAIPVLVLMIFGLALFAEYTNVSSDDRPLYAVVTGLVLYNASVLAEIVRAGILSLPKGQSEAAMAIGLRKNQLMRLVLLPQAVTAMLPAIVSQLVVIVKDTALGGAVLTFPELLASANTMSGYYGANVIASFTVVAVLFIALNFALTSFASWLEARLRRSKRGTGAVLGADDVDDINAAEVGGPHKTDGV
- a CDS encoding FAD-dependent monooxygenase; amino-acid sequence: MDPVIVVGAGPVGLTLALALARQDVPCVVLDEGPGKDEPRPARTVVLREDTAALMERLTGLSLGHAGFRWAGWRSMRRKQVTGEVAFQDAEAAPLHIAQHVLTGALRAVLGNERLVEIVADSRLDTIEQERSGVTARTRGSSGTWWRGSYLVGCDGPRSTVRKLQDIRFPGRTAVERHAVAALRTELPWQDEALLHRSPPWRTSGPFAGEITARPLPDGVWRLDWLLPPGKDLVTPEMLLTRIRETLAGWNGGSVPPYELLDTGVHTVHHRLARRWRADRVFLAGDAAHLLGALGTHGLDEGLRDADNLAWKLALAWHHGPHDALLDSYQTERRAIVSSRLRAADQALPLLRGGGGLRAYVPGSSRGLDTLLMDGHLGRGALGAPGTYADSPLAPGPLEGEAPVGTAPGAAVTDVVVTAEDGAFVRLRDRLGRGALLVVLVAPGTGVWERRHWVSAGIMPRLAAAVSALPHRAELLVAESYPGAAAHTVLLVRPDGHLVTALSGVRPADMYAAAEAALGGPAVSAESRDAGDPGDSGAKAREDAGAGSR